The sequence ACGCAATGCCAATGAAATTGGCTTAGCGATTAAAGTAACAGTCTCTAATAGGAGGTTGACGGGTATCATTGCCTTATGGTTAAAGGGCTGTAGCGTCAGTTCTTTAACAAAACCAGACACGCCTTTGACCTTAATGCTGTAGTAAATAATCAGCACAAACACACCGATAGCTAAGCTGAAGGTGATGTTTACGTCAGTCGTCGGAACCACTTTTAAGTACGGAATTCCTGCTAAACTTGCTAACCAAGGTAGCCAGTCTACAGGGATCATATCCATGAAGTTCATCATGAATACCCACATAAAAATGGTCAGAGCTAAAGGCGCGATCAGGGCATTGCGGCCATGAAAACTTTCTTTCACGCTGTTATCAACGAACTCTACGATCATCTCGATAAAGCACTGAAGCTTACCGGGAACACCTGAAGTCGCTTTTTTACCAACACTACGGAAAATCCACAGGAACAGAACACCAAGACCAACCGAAAAGAACAACGAATCAATGTGCCATGTCCAGAAACCTTCACCAACGTGTAGGTTGGTAAGGTGATGCTGGATATAGCCCTGCGGTGTTAACGCTTCACCAGGTGCAGCCATG comes from Shewanella oneidensis MR-1 and encodes:
- the atpB gene encoding F0F1 ATP synthase subunit A, translated to MAAPGEALTPQGYIQHHLTNLHVGEGFWTWHIDSLFFSVGLGVLFLWIFRSVGKKATSGVPGKLQCFIEMIVEFVDNSVKESFHGRNALIAPLALTIFMWVFMMNFMDMIPVDWLPWLASLAGIPYLKVVPTTDVNITFSLAIGVFVLIIYYSIKVKGVSGFVKELTLQPFNHKAMIPVNLLLETVTLIAKPISLALRLFGNLYAGELIFILIALMYGTNLLLSSLGVTLQLGWLIFHILVITLQAFIFMMLTIVYLSMAHEDH